A region of Pseudomonas sp. Marseille-Q3773 DNA encodes the following proteins:
- the ssuE gene encoding NADPH-dependent FMN reductase, with translation MLVVSIGGSPSTRSRSGVLLERSRQWLQDRGVEVVTFQVRDFPAEDLLHARFDSPQVQHFQQLVAQADGLIVATPVYKASFAGALKTLLDLLPERALAHKIVLPIATGGSIAHMLAVDYALKPVLSALKAQETLQGIFADDSQVAYADGSKPAQLVPALEERLQDSLETFHVALARRPRPVAPGVLKERLISARWSI, from the coding sequence ATGTTGGTCGTCTCAATCGGTGGTAGCCCCAGTACCCGTTCACGCTCCGGCGTGCTGCTGGAGCGTTCGCGCCAGTGGCTGCAGGATCGTGGTGTCGAAGTGGTGACGTTCCAGGTACGCGACTTCCCCGCCGAAGACCTGCTGCACGCCCGTTTCGACAGCCCGCAGGTGCAGCATTTCCAGCAGTTGGTAGCCCAGGCTGATGGACTGATCGTGGCCACGCCGGTGTACAAGGCCTCTTTTGCCGGCGCCCTGAAAACCTTGCTTGACCTGCTGCCCGAACGGGCCCTGGCGCACAAGATCGTGTTGCCGATCGCCACCGGCGGCAGTATCGCCCACATGCTGGCGGTGGATTACGCACTGAAACCTGTGCTGTCGGCACTCAAGGCGCAGGAGACCCTGCAAGGGATCTTCGCCGACGACAGCCAGGTTGCCTACGCGGACGGCAGCAAACCCGCGCAGCTGGTACCGGCGCTGGAAGAACGCCTGCAGGATTCGCTGGAGACTTTCCACGTCGCCCTGGCCCGCCGGCCACGCCCTGTGGCCCCCGGCGTGCTGAAAGAACGCCTGATCAGCGCTCGCTGGAGCATCTGA
- a CDS encoding sulfonate ABC transporter substrate-binding protein codes for MRTVFLRRGLVALFAAAVSFGAITQAQAESLRIGYQKYGTLVLLKAKGTLEKRLAEQGVQVQWTEFPGGPQLLEGLNVGSIDFGVTGETPPVFAQAAGADLLYVAYEPPAPHSEAILVPKGSPVQSVKDLKGKKVALNKGSNVHYLLVRALEDAGLKYSDIQPVYLPPADARAAFERGSVDAWVIWDPYQAAAEQQLQARTLRDGKGLVDNRQFYLATRNYATQHPAVINTLIEEVRAVGQWSQANPQQVTEQVAPLLGLPADITLTSVKRQGYGAAALTPEVVAAQQKIADTFQALKLIPKPLSIKDVIWTPPAKVASAP; via the coding sequence ATGCGCACAGTCTTCTTGCGTCGCGGTCTGGTCGCCCTGTTTGCGGCGGCTGTGTCCTTCGGCGCCATTACCCAAGCCCAGGCCGAGAGCCTGCGTATCGGTTATCAGAAATACGGCACCCTGGTGCTGCTCAAGGCCAAAGGCACGCTGGAGAAGCGCCTGGCCGAGCAGGGCGTGCAGGTGCAGTGGACCGAGTTCCCCGGCGGCCCGCAGCTGCTTGAAGGGCTGAACGTCGGCTCCATCGATTTCGGTGTCACCGGCGAAACACCGCCGGTGTTCGCCCAGGCCGCCGGCGCCGACCTGCTGTACGTCGCCTATGAGCCACCAGCGCCGCACAGCGAGGCGATCCTGGTGCCGAAGGGCTCGCCGGTGCAGTCGGTCAAGGACCTCAAGGGCAAGAAGGTTGCCCTCAACAAGGGCTCCAACGTGCATTACCTGCTGGTCCGCGCCCTGGAAGATGCCGGCCTCAAGTACAGCGACATCCAGCCCGTCTACCTGCCTCCGGCCGACGCCCGCGCCGCCTTCGAGCGCGGCAGCGTCGATGCCTGGGTGATCTGGGACCCCTACCAGGCGGCTGCCGAACAACAGCTGCAGGCGCGCACCCTGCGCGATGGCAAAGGGCTGGTCGACAACCGCCAGTTCTACCTCGCTACCCGCAACTATGCGACCCAGCACCCGGCGGTTATCAACACCCTGATCGAAGAAGTTCGTGCGGTGGGCCAGTGGTCCCAGGCCAACCCGCAGCAGGTGACCGAGCAAGTCGCACCGCTGCTCGGCCTGCCCGCCGACATCACCCTGACCTCGGTCAAGCGCCAGGGTTACGGCGCCGCAGCGCTCACCCCGGAAGTGGTCGCTGCGCAACAGAAGATCGCCGACACGTTCCAGGCGCTGAAGCTTATTCCCAAGCCACTGAGCATCAAGGACGTGATCTGGACACCCCCGGCCAAGGTCGCCAGTGCACCTTGA
- the ssuD gene encoding FMNH2-dependent alkanesulfonate monooxygenase, whose protein sequence is MSLNIFWFLPTHGDGKYLGTADGARAVDHGYLQQIAQAADRLGFGGVLIPTGRSCEDSWLVAASLIPVTQRLKFLVALRPGIISPTVAARQAATLDRLSNGRALFNLVTGGDPDELAGDGLHLNHQERYEASVEFTRIWRKVLEGEVVDYDGKHIQVKGAKLLYPPIQQPRPPLYFGGSSEAAQDLAAEQVELYLTWGEPPSAVAEKIAQVREKAAAQGREVRFGIRLHVIVRETNEEAWAAADKLISHLDDDTIARAQASLARFDSVGQQRMAALHNGSRDKLEVSPNLWAGVGLVRGGAGTALVGDGPTVAARVKEYAALGIDTFIFSGYPHLEESYRVAELLFPHLDVQRPEQPRAGGYVSPFGEMVANDILPKSVAQS, encoded by the coding sequence ATGAGCCTGAACATTTTCTGGTTTTTGCCCACGCACGGTGATGGTAAGTACCTGGGCACCGCCGATGGCGCCCGCGCTGTCGACCACGGCTACCTGCAGCAGATCGCCCAGGCGGCCGACCGCCTCGGTTTCGGTGGCGTACTGATCCCTACCGGGCGTTCCTGCGAGGACTCCTGGCTGGTTGCCGCGTCGCTGATACCGGTGACCCAGCGCCTGAAATTCCTGGTCGCCCTGCGCCCCGGCATCATTTCGCCGACCGTGGCGGCACGCCAGGCGGCCACCCTCGACCGGCTGTCCAATGGCCGCGCACTGTTCAACCTGGTGACCGGCGGTGACCCGGACGAACTGGCCGGCGACGGCCTGCACCTGAACCACCAGGAACGCTATGAGGCGTCCGTGGAGTTCACCCGTATCTGGCGCAAGGTGCTGGAAGGCGAGGTGGTCGACTACGACGGCAAGCATATCCAGGTGAAGGGCGCCAAGCTGTTGTACCCGCCGATCCAGCAACCACGCCCGCCACTGTATTTCGGCGGCTCCTCCGAAGCCGCCCAGGACTTGGCTGCCGAGCAGGTAGAGCTGTACCTCACCTGGGGCGAGCCGCCCAGCGCGGTCGCGGAAAAAATCGCCCAGGTACGTGAGAAAGCCGCTGCCCAAGGCCGCGAAGTGCGCTTTGGTATCCGCCTGCACGTGATCGTGCGGGAAACCAACGAAGAAGCCTGGGCCGCCGCCGACAAGCTGATTTCGCACCTGGACGACGACACCATCGCCCGCGCCCAGGCCTCGCTGGCGCGCTTCGACTCGGTCGGCCAGCAGCGCATGGCCGCGCTGCACAACGGCAGCCGCGACAAGCTGGAGGTCAGCCCCAACCTGTGGGCCGGCGTCGGCCTGGTGCGTGGCGGAGCCGGTACCGCGCTGGTGGGGGACGGCCCGACCGTTGCAGCGCGGGTCAAGGAATACGCCGCGCTGGGCATCGACACCTTCATCTTCTCCGGCTACCCGCACCTGGAAGAGTCGTACCGGGTGGCAGAGCTGCTGTTCCCGCACCTGGATGTGCAGCGTCCGGAGCAACCCAGGGCTGGCGGCTATGTGAGCCCGTTCGGCGAGATGGTGGCCAACGACATCCTGCCCAAGTCCGTTGCGCAAAGCTGA
- the ssuC gene encoding aliphatic sulfonate ABC transporter permease SsuC produces the protein MSRATSNSLGQRLAPWALPVLLLAAWQLAVSAGWLSTRILPAPSAVVSAGVELVRSGEIWSHLAISGWRAGLGFVIGGSIGLVLGFITGLSNWGERLLDSSVQMIRNVPHLALIPLVILWFGIDESAKVFLVALGTLFPIYLNTYHGIRNVDPALVEMARSYGLSGFSLFRQVILPGALPSILVGVRFALGFMWLTLIVAETISANAGIGYLAMNAREFLQTDVVVLAIVLYAVLGKLADLAARGLERVWLRWHPAYQVAKKEGA, from the coding sequence ATGAGTCGTGCAACTTCCAACAGCCTTGGCCAGCGCCTGGCGCCGTGGGCGCTGCCGGTACTGCTGCTGGCCGCCTGGCAGCTGGCGGTCAGCGCCGGCTGGCTGTCGACCCGCATCCTGCCGGCGCCCAGCGCCGTGGTCAGTGCCGGCGTCGAGCTGGTGCGCAGTGGCGAGATCTGGTCGCACCTGGCCATCAGTGGCTGGCGTGCCGGGCTGGGCTTCGTCATCGGCGGCAGCATCGGCCTGGTACTGGGCTTCATCACCGGCTTGTCGAACTGGGGCGAACGCCTGCTCGACAGCTCGGTGCAGATGATCCGCAACGTGCCGCACCTGGCGCTGATTCCGCTGGTGATCCTGTGGTTCGGCATCGACGAGTCGGCGAAGGTTTTCCTGGTCGCGCTGGGCACGCTGTTTCCGATCTACCTGAACACCTACCACGGCATCCGCAACGTCGACCCGGCGTTGGTGGAGATGGCGCGCAGCTACGGCCTGTCCGGCTTCAGCCTGTTCCGCCAGGTGATCCTGCCGGGCGCCTTGCCGTCGATCCTGGTCGGCGTGCGTTTCGCTCTCGGCTTCATGTGGCTGACCCTGATCGTTGCCGAAACCATCTCGGCCAATGCCGGTATCGGTTACCTGGCGATGAACGCCCGCGAATTCCTGCAGACCGACGTGGTGGTACTGGCCATCGTCCTGTACGCCGTGCTTGGCAAGCTTGCCGACCTCGCCGCGCGGGGCCTGGAGCGTGTGTGGTTGCGCTGGCACCCGGCCTATCAAGTGGCGAAGAAGGAGGGCGCATGA
- the ssuB gene encoding aliphatic sulfonates ABC transporter ATP-binding protein has product MTVLKEQPPRLLRGIPLASSGLRKTFGQREVLKGIELHIPAGQFVAIVGRSGCGKSTLLRLLAGLDQPTAGQLLAGAAPLEEAREETRLMFQDARLLPWKKVIDNVGLGLSGDWRPRALEALEAVGLADRANEWPAALSGGQKQRVALARALIHQPRLLLLDEPLGALDALTRIEMQQLIERLWRQHGFTVLLVTHDVSEAVAVADRVILIEDGEVGLDLTVDLARPRARGSHRLAALESEVLNRVLSAPGAAPEPDPVAPLPTQLRWAH; this is encoded by the coding sequence ATGACTGTGCTCAAGGAACAACCGCCACGCCTGTTGCGTGGCATCCCGCTGGCTTCCAGCGGGCTGCGCAAGACCTTCGGCCAGCGTGAAGTGCTCAAGGGCATCGAACTGCATATCCCGGCTGGCCAGTTCGTCGCCATTGTCGGCCGCAGCGGTTGCGGCAAGAGCACCTTGCTGCGCTTGCTGGCCGGCCTCGACCAGCCCACGGCAGGGCAGCTGCTGGCTGGCGCCGCCCCCCTGGAAGAGGCCCGCGAAGAGACCCGCCTGATGTTCCAGGACGCGCGCCTGTTGCCGTGGAAGAAGGTGATCGACAACGTCGGCCTGGGCCTGTCCGGCGATTGGCGCCCGCGTGCGCTGGAAGCCCTGGAAGCCGTCGGCCTGGCCGACCGCGCCAACGAATGGCCGGCAGCGCTCTCCGGTGGCCAGAAGCAACGCGTGGCCCTGGCCCGGGCGCTGATCCACCAGCCACGCCTGCTGCTGCTGGACGAGCCGCTCGGCGCACTGGATGCACTGACCCGTATCGAAATGCAGCAATTGATCGAGCGCCTGTGGCGTCAGCACGGCTTCACCGTGCTGCTGGTTACTCACGACGTCAGCGAGGCGGTAGCTGTGGCTGACCGGGTGATCCTGATCGAGGACGGCGAGGTCGGGCTCGACCTCACTGTCGACCTGGCACGGCCCCGGGCGCGTGGTTCACACCGCCTGGCCGCGCTGGAAAGTGAAGTGCTCAACCGTGTTCTGTCGGCCCCGGGCGCTGCGCCCGAGCCGGATCCTGTCGCCCCTCTGCCCACGCAATTGCGTTGGGCGCACTGA
- a CDS encoding molybdopterin-binding protein codes for MTIKAINVRNQFKGTVKEILEGPVLSEIDVQTASGIVTSVITTRSVRELELQVGSEVIAFVKSTEVSIAKL; via the coding sequence ATGACCATCAAAGCCATCAACGTTCGCAACCAGTTCAAAGGCACCGTAAAGGAAATTCTCGAAGGTCCGGTACTGTCGGAAATCGACGTGCAGACAGCGTCGGGCATCGTCACTTCGGTCATTACTACCCGCTCCGTGCGTGAGCTGGAGCTGCAGGTGGGCAGTGAAGTGATTGCCTTCGTGAAATCGACCGAAGTATCCATCGCCAAACTGTGA